One Sulfoacidibacillus ferrooxidans DNA window includes the following coding sequences:
- a CDS encoding metal-dependent hydrolase, with protein sequence MLGRTHMAIGALGATVITPLLISLPWEPVFAMRTVNLVPEALVVVGAVLGSLVPDLDESHSLLARKAEMVGRIAFLLIALYVLLAGHVPLTLFSIVGYALLTFTLFSRANVMRKIALGAVGLFAMYGVVTHVMPLVAGLAFFAWSMGAIFTSHRMFTHSVLGIGLFSMGMMISLHGLWAVCAEAAMAGYALHLIADGIAGGVPLLWPLPARQGIRLVKTGSAADHAIGLVALVGFLWFTVK encoded by the coding sequence ATGCTTGGACGCACACATATGGCTATCGGAGCGCTTGGAGCAACGGTCATCACGCCACTATTGATTTCCTTGCCGTGGGAGCCGGTCTTTGCGATGAGGACGGTCAATCTTGTACCAGAGGCGCTCGTGGTAGTAGGAGCGGTCTTAGGTTCGCTCGTACCGGATCTGGATGAGTCGCATTCGCTGTTAGCAAGGAAAGCAGAGATGGTCGGACGGATTGCCTTTCTTCTCATTGCGTTATATGTACTCCTTGCAGGCCATGTGCCACTGACTCTATTTAGCATAGTAGGTTATGCGTTGCTTACGTTTACTTTGTTCTCGCGAGCAAATGTAATGCGAAAAATCGCACTTGGAGCTGTGGGGTTGTTCGCTATGTATGGTGTGGTCACTCATGTGATGCCCTTAGTGGCTGGACTAGCCTTCTTTGCTTGGAGTATGGGGGCTATCTTTACGAGTCATCGGATGTTCACGCATAGCGTGCTTGGAATTGGGTTGTTTTCAATGGGCATGATGATAAGCTTACACGGGTTGTGGGCAGTGTGTGCGGAGGCTGCGATGGCAGGATATGCGCTGCATTTGATTGCCGATGGAATTGCGGGTGGTGTACCTCTGTTGTGGCCGCTTCCTGCACGGCAAGGCATACGGCTTGTGAAGACGGGAAGTGCGGCCGATCATGCGATTGGGTTGGTTGCACTAGTTGGATTTTTATGGTTCACGGTGAAGTGA
- a CDS encoding aldo/keto reductase, with protein sequence MRKRAYGKTGTSVSEIGFGAWQLGNAKDWGNMQTADAIALVHAAIDLGCNFFDTAPGYGKSEAILGEALKDRRHEVVINTKVGHTADGTSDFSPVGIRNSVLSSLKRLGTDYLDSVLLHNPAKELMDGDSPQFNMLRSLKQEGLIGAYGLSIDTAHEMLHVIENTDTEVMEILFNIFHQDTRDAFTAAQNNSIALIVKVPLDSGWLSGKYHANSQFEGIRKRWSQADVQRRAELVEDIRFIEKPGVSLTQSALQFILAHQEISTVIPGIKNIEQLHENLGAATEIMPEHIVAQLHDFWERELKTNPVPW encoded by the coding sequence ATGAGAAAAAGAGCATATGGAAAGACAGGTACATCTGTTTCTGAAATTGGATTTGGAGCATGGCAATTAGGCAATGCAAAGGATTGGGGGAATATGCAAACAGCCGATGCCATAGCACTTGTTCACGCTGCCATCGATCTTGGATGCAATTTTTTTGATACTGCTCCTGGCTATGGTAAAAGCGAAGCGATCCTCGGAGAAGCATTGAAAGATAGAAGACATGAAGTGGTGATCAATACAAAGGTAGGACACACAGCTGATGGTACTTCTGACTTTTCTCCAGTAGGCATACGCAACTCCGTGTTATCTAGTCTTAAACGCCTAGGAACAGATTACTTAGACTCTGTCTTATTGCATAATCCTGCAAAAGAATTGATGGACGGCGATAGCCCACAATTCAACATGCTACGCAGCTTAAAACAAGAAGGACTCATTGGCGCCTACGGTCTGTCAATCGATACAGCGCACGAGATGCTACACGTAATAGAAAACACAGATACAGAAGTGATGGAGATTTTATTTAATATTTTCCATCAAGACACAAGAGACGCCTTTACGGCAGCTCAAAACAACAGCATTGCACTGATCGTGAAAGTCCCTCTTGACTCTGGCTGGTTGTCAGGTAAATATCATGCGAATAGTCAGTTCGAGGGCATTCGTAAGCGTTGGTCACAGGCAGATGTGCAGCGGCGAGCAGAATTGGTTGAGGATATTCGATTCATCGAAAAACCCGGGGTATCGTTAACACAAAGTGCGCTTCAATTTATTCTTGCGCATCAGGAGATCTCTACGGTGATTCCAGGAATAAAAAACATAGAACAATTGCATGAAAACCTTGGAGCAGCTACAGAAATCATGCCTGAACATATCGTCGCACAGTTACATGATTTCTGGGAAAGAGAACTCAAAACCAATCCTGTTCCGTGGTAA
- a CDS encoding aromatic ring-hydroxylating oxygenase subunit alpha — MNIASHQNFVGLPTDERLPSDETVFPVAWYAIAWSRELKDKPLKRKILGQDIVIYRDGKNHVRALNAYCSHRGADLSLGHCTERGLTCVYHGWTFSADGGCISIPAHPDRPIPEFARVTAYSVQERAGLIWLYPTPFKSDQEIPELILFPELEDPHFTLAAYDQHWQAHLTRVVESVLDVAHLAFVHKQTIGKRVPKEIIHMQFEVPDRDTIIIKNGGGLLYYQFPQQWILRPATTSHSQFINYVTFTPVDRQETIIFGYAGRTFARFIPGLSAIFSRYSLKVLSEDKNIVESQHPRPIPEALRMEAHVPADAPQVRFRQRWFEFLSNDRETKIMLK; from the coding sequence ATGAACATCGCATCGCACCAAAACTTCGTAGGTCTTCCTACCGACGAGCGTTTACCCAGTGATGAAACTGTGTTTCCAGTTGCCTGGTATGCGATAGCGTGGTCACGTGAACTGAAAGATAAACCGCTAAAACGCAAAATACTTGGACAAGATATAGTGATATATCGAGATGGTAAAAATCACGTTCGTGCGCTGAACGCTTATTGTTCACATCGCGGTGCAGACCTATCGCTCGGCCACTGTACTGAGCGAGGGCTCACATGTGTCTATCATGGGTGGACATTTAGTGCAGACGGAGGATGTATTTCGATCCCTGCGCATCCTGATCGTCCTATCCCTGAATTTGCACGTGTAACCGCCTATTCCGTGCAAGAACGTGCTGGACTGATCTGGCTGTATCCTACACCTTTCAAATCAGATCAGGAAATACCAGAACTCATCCTATTTCCCGAACTTGAGGATCCCCATTTTACATTGGCTGCATACGATCAGCATTGGCAGGCACATCTTACGCGCGTCGTAGAAAGCGTGCTTGATGTTGCTCATTTAGCATTTGTGCACAAGCAAACAATTGGCAAACGCGTCCCCAAAGAGATCATTCACATGCAATTCGAGGTACCTGACCGCGACACAATTATAATAAAAAATGGAGGCGGTTTGCTTTATTATCAATTTCCTCAACAGTGGATTTTGCGGCCAGCAACAACGTCCCATAGCCAGTTCATTAACTATGTGACGTTCACGCCGGTAGATCGCCAAGAAACGATCATCTTTGGTTACGCAGGACGCACCTTTGCACGATTTATCCCAGGACTAAGTGCCATTTTCTCGCGTTATAGCCTAAAAGTCTTATCAGAAGACAAGAATATCGTGGAAAGTCAGCACCCACGCCCGATCCCTGAAGCCCTCCGAATGGAAGCGCATGTCCCTGCAGACGCACCTCAAGTCAGGTTTCGCCAGCGTTGGTTTGAATTTTTGTCCAATGATCGTGAAACAAAGATCATGTTAAAATGA
- a CDS encoding aldo/keto reductase: MEIRTLGNSGLKVSELCLGTMTFGNQADEQTAHAILDQALDAGVFFIDTADVYPLGSTYEMLGQTENIIGNWLEGKRDRVVLATKCHGEMGPGPNDKGLSRKHIMSAVDDSLRRLKTDYIDLYQAHSFDATTPLEETLRAFESLVQEGKVRYIGVSNWRAWQVMKALGLAEQKNLVRIQSVQPRYNLLFRMIEDELVPACVEEGIGMISYNPLAGGMLTGRYQPGQGVEVGSRFSLGGLSRAGDLYQTRYWQAATFDAVEQYRAWCNERNYNMVTTAVRWVTQQRGITSAILGASRPEQLDASLAAAQAPLLTQEELADLNGLWYSLPRRNEQR, translated from the coding sequence TTGGAGATACGCACGCTCGGGAATTCAGGATTAAAAGTGTCTGAATTGTGCCTTGGTACGATGACTTTTGGCAATCAGGCTGATGAGCAAACGGCACATGCTATTTTAGATCAAGCACTAGATGCAGGTGTTTTTTTCATCGACACGGCTGACGTCTATCCGCTTGGTTCCACTTATGAAATGCTCGGTCAAACAGAGAACATCATTGGCAATTGGTTAGAAGGCAAGCGAGACAGAGTTGTACTTGCTACGAAATGTCACGGAGAGATGGGCCCTGGTCCAAACGATAAAGGATTGAGCCGTAAACACATCATGTCTGCTGTGGATGATAGCTTACGTCGCTTGAAAACAGACTACATAGACTTGTATCAAGCGCACTCTTTTGATGCAACCACACCACTTGAAGAGACGCTACGCGCGTTTGAAAGCCTCGTACAAGAAGGCAAGGTACGCTATATCGGAGTCTCTAACTGGCGTGCGTGGCAAGTGATGAAAGCACTTGGCCTAGCAGAACAAAAAAATCTCGTGCGCATCCAGTCGGTCCAACCGCGCTACAATTTATTATTTCGGATGATTGAAGATGAACTGGTACCCGCGTGTGTGGAGGAAGGTATAGGAATGATCTCTTACAATCCCTTAGCAGGGGGCATGCTTACGGGACGGTATCAACCAGGGCAAGGTGTAGAAGTGGGTTCGCGTTTTTCACTTGGAGGATTGTCGCGGGCAGGTGACCTGTATCAAACTCGCTACTGGCAAGCGGCAACATTTGATGCCGTGGAGCAATATCGCGCTTGGTGTAATGAACGCAACTACAATATGGTCACTACAGCCGTACGTTGGGTGACACAGCAGCGTGGTATTACGTCAGCGATTCTTGGAGCGAGCCGTCCAGAGCAACTCGATGCTAGTCTGGCGGCGGCACAAGCCCCACTGTTGACACAAGAAGAGTTGGCAGATCTCAATGGACTATGGTACTCATTGCCACGGCGCAATGAACAACGATAA
- a CDS encoding GTP-binding protein, with product MQAERIPVTVLSGYLGAGKTTVLNHVLHNRLGLRVAVIVNDMSEVNIDAAMVKREGTLSRTEERLVEMTNGCICCTLREDLLREVMSLVEAQSFDYILIESSGISEPVPVAQTFVYVDEEEGIDLSAVCRLDCMVTVVDASRFFTDYACGETLLDRKQAIGEDDTREVVDLLIDQIEFCDVLVLNKCDCVSEEQLQILERILSSLQPGAKFIRTSYGVVDPREILDTKRFDFDMASQSAGWIRELQLDRHVPETEEYGIDSFVYRRQSPLHPGRFAAFMETWPDTVIRTKGMIWLATRNDVAFSFSQAGPSIQMGPMGYFAASLSEEEQIEIKTADPEWVSTWHDEFGDRMNELVFIGIDMNRNDIERHMDACLLTMEELATDWDLFDDPLPKWIMEEPVDTVDTMMNGGM from the coding sequence GTGCAAGCAGAGCGTATACCAGTTACTGTGTTGAGTGGATATCTTGGAGCAGGAAAGACAACAGTTCTTAACCACGTACTACATAATCGCCTTGGATTGCGAGTTGCAGTTATTGTCAATGACATGAGTGAAGTTAACATCGATGCAGCTATGGTCAAGCGAGAAGGGACGTTGTCGCGCACGGAAGAGCGCTTGGTAGAAATGACTAATGGATGTATTTGTTGCACGCTACGAGAAGATCTTTTGCGTGAAGTGATGTCACTAGTAGAAGCTCAATCATTTGATTACATTTTAATTGAATCTTCCGGTATTAGTGAGCCTGTTCCTGTTGCACAGACATTTGTTTATGTAGATGAAGAGGAGGGAATTGATCTTTCTGCGGTTTGTCGCCTTGATTGTATGGTAACGGTCGTCGATGCGAGTCGTTTTTTTACTGATTATGCATGCGGAGAAACGCTACTGGATCGCAAGCAGGCAATTGGTGAGGATGACACACGTGAGGTAGTGGATTTGCTAATTGATCAAATTGAATTCTGTGACGTTCTGGTACTCAATAAGTGCGATTGTGTATCTGAAGAACAATTGCAGATATTAGAACGTATTCTTTCCTCTCTACAGCCGGGCGCAAAATTCATTCGCACATCTTATGGGGTAGTGGATCCTCGTGAAATCTTGGATACGAAGCGTTTTGACTTTGACATGGCCTCGCAATCTGCAGGTTGGATCAGAGAACTGCAATTGGATCGACATGTCCCTGAAACAGAAGAGTATGGAATTGATTCGTTCGTATATAGGAGACAATCTCCTCTTCATCCCGGAAGATTTGCTGCTTTTATGGAAACCTGGCCAGATACAGTGATCCGTACCAAAGGAATGATCTGGTTAGCTACGAGAAATGATGTTGCGTTCTCTTTTAGCCAAGCAGGGCCTTCTATTCAAATGGGCCCTATGGGTTATTTTGCTGCTTCTTTGTCAGAGGAAGAGCAGATAGAGATCAAGACCGCAGATCCAGAATGGGTTTCTACGTGGCACGATGAATTCGGGGACAGAATGAACGAATTAGTGTTCATCGGGATCGATATGAATCGAAATGATATTGAGCGGCACATGGATGCATGTCTATTGACTATGGAGGAACTAGCAACTGATTGGGATCTTTTTGATGATCCATTACCGAAATGGATCATGGAAGAGCCGGTTGATACAGTTGATACGATGATGAATGGAGGAATGTGA
- a CDS encoding small acid-soluble spore protein H, with product MDIQRAQEIAASPVMADVTMGQTQIYIQHVNEQSETCRIYPLDQPENEQDVPVSSLEEHV from the coding sequence ATGGATATACAACGCGCGCAAGAAATTGCCGCCTCACCAGTAATGGCCGATGTTACTATGGGTCAAACACAGATTTATATTCAACATGTCAATGAGCAAAGTGAGACGTGTCGGATCTATCCGCTGGATCAACCAGAAAACGAACAGGACGTTCCTGTGAGTAGCTTAGAAGAGCATGTGTGA
- a CDS encoding quinone oxidoreductase family protein: MLALVVTAFGGTDVLQVVEQPIPEPSEGQIRIRVKAASVNFSDVMARQGRYHNASQPPFVPGLDVAGTVDAVGAGVTTFVPGQRVVAFPSGGSYSEYTLADVALTYAIPETITFDTAAAMLTVSVTSYELLTKVTHLLPGERVLVHAAAGGIGTVALQLAKHLGAGLVIGTVGRDEKMAVAKAHGADVVINYSHGSFADAVMAATDSHGVDVILDSVAGDAFSDNLRCLANFGRIAAFGSASGKPGYVATTELHGSCRSVLGYSMGTTRRLRKESLRASVEAVLTLAANDQLMIPISAKFPFEEGAKAHKFLESRTSTGKILLTMDRV; encoded by the coding sequence GTGTTGGCATTAGTGGTGACAGCTTTTGGTGGGACGGATGTATTGCAAGTCGTGGAGCAACCGATCCCAGAACCGAGTGAGGGTCAGATTCGCATTCGCGTAAAGGCGGCAAGTGTTAATTTTTCTGATGTGATGGCGCGACAAGGTCGGTATCACAATGCATCACAACCGCCATTTGTACCAGGACTAGACGTAGCTGGCACAGTCGATGCTGTGGGGGCGGGCGTTACGACATTTGTCCCGGGACAGCGCGTGGTGGCGTTTCCAAGTGGTGGGTCCTATAGTGAATACACACTAGCAGACGTAGCGCTCACCTATGCCATTCCAGAAACCATCACTTTCGATACAGCAGCTGCCATGCTCACAGTATCGGTGACCTCGTATGAATTGCTCACAAAGGTAACGCATTTGCTGCCTGGGGAGCGCGTACTTGTTCATGCTGCAGCGGGTGGTATTGGTACAGTTGCGCTGCAATTGGCGAAACATCTAGGTGCGGGACTTGTTATTGGAACTGTAGGGCGTGATGAAAAAATGGCGGTTGCAAAGGCACATGGTGCAGACGTAGTCATTAATTATAGCCATGGATCTTTTGCTGATGCTGTCATGGCTGCCACAGATAGTCATGGTGTGGACGTGATCCTAGACTCAGTCGCTGGGGATGCCTTTAGCGATAATCTGCGTTGTCTCGCGAATTTTGGACGCATTGCAGCATTTGGTAGCGCTTCAGGGAAACCTGGTTATGTAGCAACTACGGAGTTGCATGGCAGTTGCCGATCCGTTCTTGGATACAGCATGGGCACCACGCGTCGTTTGCGTAAAGAGAGCTTACGCGCATCAGTTGAAGCAGTGCTAACACTTGCTGCAAATGACCAGTTGATGATTCCGATTAGTGCCAAATTTCCATTTGAAGAAGGTGCTAAAGCGCATAAATTTCTGGAGAGTCGAACAAGTACCGGTAAAATCCTACTGACGATGGATAGAGTCTAA
- a CDS encoding mechanosensitive ion channel family protein, whose amino-acid sequence MEPIIHYVQQMAFRDTNILGVIAWHIVLALLIYFIALIMIKIGNRMIHHFLRMQTRLDERRRQTLNSLFENILKYTVYFVIILTILPLFGVNIAALLAGAGVAGLAIGFGAQTLIKDFFAGIFILFEDQYGIGDWVMIDNASGANNVTGKVIAVGMRMTSVQVWTGQIVYIPNGTILQVTNYSKDINLAVVAFNVGYETDADTALHIVKEVLKEVSEEDPNAIGDIQILGVNQLNDSTYTVEATLQCKPYSQFSVQRLAYRKLQERFLARGLSLPFHREVWMNGEFHAAAAKSDDASSVT is encoded by the coding sequence TTGGAACCTATTATTCATTATGTACAACAGATGGCTTTTCGCGATACCAATATATTAGGGGTAATCGCGTGGCATATTGTATTAGCGTTACTCATTTATTTTATCGCGTTGATCATGATTAAAATTGGGAATCGAATGATCCACCACTTTCTTAGAATGCAGACTCGACTAGATGAACGGCGACGACAGACGCTAAACTCGTTATTTGAAAATATTTTAAAGTACACAGTGTACTTTGTTATCATCCTGACCATATTGCCGCTGTTTGGCGTCAATATCGCTGCTTTATTAGCTGGAGCTGGTGTGGCAGGTCTTGCTATTGGCTTTGGCGCCCAGACGTTAATTAAAGATTTTTTTGCAGGTATATTTATTCTTTTTGAGGATCAATACGGAATAGGCGATTGGGTAATGATCGACAATGCTTCAGGTGCAAATAATGTTACGGGTAAAGTCATTGCTGTGGGCATGCGTATGACGTCCGTGCAAGTGTGGACTGGTCAGATTGTTTACATTCCAAATGGTACGATTCTACAAGTGACCAATTATTCTAAAGATATTAATCTTGCTGTTGTGGCATTTAACGTGGGATATGAGACAGATGCAGATACGGCATTGCATATTGTAAAAGAGGTATTAAAAGAAGTTAGTGAAGAAGATCCCAATGCTATAGGCGACATTCAAATTCTTGGAGTTAATCAACTGAATGACTCAACCTATACGGTAGAAGCCACGTTGCAATGTAAACCGTATAGTCAATTTTCCGTTCAACGGCTAGCTTATCGCAAATTGCAAGAACGTTTTCTTGCAAGAGGGTTATCGTTACCGTTTCATCGCGAGGTGTGGATGAACGGAGAATTTCATGCGGCAGCTGCAAAAAGTGATGACGCTAGCTCTGTGACATGA
- a CDS encoding ring-cleaving dioxygenase, with product MDLMGIHHVTAVSAHIRENHQFYTTILGLRLVKRSVNQDDVSAYHLFYSGDRKGAPGNDLTFFDWDAPREKRGTRSIIRTFLRVHGAEALTWWDHWLIQQGVAHSGVIELDGRMTILFEDPEGQRLALVDDQGKGDRHDPWEKSPVPIAYQIRGQGPIMLSVPELQGTDLMLKTVLSMRQLRQYPHIDDASVNVYVYEMGEGGPHAEVHVAVEPHLSVVQPGAGGVHHVAFRTPNETEYHQWTHRLRECRIPNSGEVDRYWFQSLYFREPNGILFEIATDGPGFGVDEDIATLGEKVVLPPMLESQRDEIVAHLKPIE from the coding sequence ATGGATTTAATGGGGATACACCACGTAACAGCGGTCTCGGCTCACATACGTGAAAATCATCAGTTTTACACTACCATTTTAGGATTACGTCTAGTCAAGCGGAGTGTTAATCAAGATGATGTAAGTGCCTATCATTTATTTTACAGTGGAGATCGTAAGGGAGCTCCTGGCAATGACTTAACATTCTTTGATTGGGATGCTCCTCGTGAAAAGCGTGGAACTCGCAGTATTATTCGGACGTTTTTGCGTGTTCATGGCGCAGAAGCTTTAACTTGGTGGGATCACTGGCTTATCCAACAAGGAGTAGCGCATAGTGGTGTCATTGAGCTAGATGGACGTATGACGATTCTTTTTGAAGATCCTGAGGGGCAACGGCTTGCTCTCGTGGATGATCAGGGAAAAGGAGATCGTCATGATCCGTGGGAAAAGAGTCCCGTTCCAATTGCCTATCAGATTCGTGGACAAGGTCCTATTATGTTAAGTGTGCCTGAATTGCAAGGTACTGACCTAATGTTAAAAACGGTTCTTAGTATGCGACAACTTCGTCAATACCCCCACATAGATGATGCATCGGTTAACGTGTATGTGTATGAGATGGGGGAAGGTGGTCCGCATGCTGAAGTGCATGTGGCGGTTGAACCCCATCTTTCTGTAGTACAACCAGGTGCAGGTGGCGTGCACCATGTCGCTTTTCGCACACCTAATGAGACGGAGTATCATCAATGGACACATCGACTACGTGAATGTCGCATTCCCAATAGTGGTGAAGTGGATCGTTATTGGTTCCAAAGTTTATATTTTCGCGAGCCAAATGGCATTTTATTTGAAATTGCTACAGATGGTCCCGGGTTTGGTGTGGATGAAGATATAGCGACGTTGGGTGAAAAAGTAGTTCTTCCACCGATGCTCGAGTCGCAGCGCGATGAAATTGTGGCTCACCTAAAACCTATTGAGTAG
- a CDS encoding SAM-dependent methyltransferase, which translates to MQKYVMDKLFKGMNSTSYQVNFWDGSSSHYGADRPTFILHFREKPNLLTWMRSPVVSFGEAYMNGAVDIDGSIEAVIQLANHHRDLVWKKGARPTKQKNSASKSKQNVAHHYDIGNDFYKLWLDESMSYSCAYFQTADDTLEQAQLQKIDHVLKKLQLKENETLLDIGSGWGSLIIRAATVYGVKAKGITLSAEQYQKTVERIREQHLEQQVEVELVDYRTLAKRGETFDKIASVGMFEHVGQQNHREFMATIEAVTKDKGLILLHTITQPFEIPNDPWIEKYIFPGGYIPSLREVVTLLPEYNFHVLDIENLRTHYARTLDHWSARFERSLPTIKSMFDERFIRMWRLYLQASAASFRTGNIHIHQMLFSKGINNDLALTRQHIYS; encoded by the coding sequence TTGCAGAAATATGTGATGGACAAGCTGTTTAAGGGGATGAATTCGACCTCTTATCAGGTTAATTTCTGGGACGGAAGCTCTTCACATTATGGGGCTGATCGCCCAACGTTCATTCTTCATTTTAGAGAAAAACCGAATCTTCTTACATGGATGAGAAGCCCAGTCGTTTCGTTTGGGGAAGCCTATATGAATGGGGCTGTTGACATCGATGGAAGTATTGAGGCGGTGATTCAATTAGCTAACCATCATCGAGATTTGGTGTGGAAAAAAGGTGCTCGTCCCACGAAACAAAAAAATTCAGCGAGTAAGTCAAAACAGAATGTCGCACATCACTATGATATTGGTAATGATTTCTATAAATTGTGGTTAGACGAGAGCATGAGTTATTCCTGTGCATATTTTCAGACGGCAGATGACACGTTAGAACAAGCTCAACTTCAAAAAATTGATCACGTACTAAAAAAGTTACAACTCAAGGAAAACGAAACGTTACTGGACATTGGCAGTGGCTGGGGAAGCCTCATCATTCGCGCGGCTACAGTCTATGGCGTAAAAGCAAAAGGAATCACGCTGAGCGCTGAGCAATATCAAAAAACAGTGGAACGAATTCGTGAACAGCATCTCGAACAGCAAGTGGAAGTAGAATTAGTCGATTATCGTACACTCGCAAAAAGAGGAGAGACGTTTGATAAGATTGCAAGTGTTGGCATGTTTGAGCACGTAGGTCAACAAAATCATCGCGAATTTATGGCAACGATAGAAGCAGTGACAAAAGATAAAGGACTTATCTTGCTTCATACGATTACGCAGCCATTTGAAATTCCTAACGACCCGTGGATTGAAAAGTATATTTTCCCTGGCGGCTATATTCCCTCTTTGCGTGAAGTGGTTACGTTACTCCCAGAGTATAATTTTCATGTTTTGGATATTGAAAATTTACGGACTCATTATGCGCGTACGCTAGATCATTGGTCGGCTCGATTTGAACGATCATTGCCTACCATAAAAAGTATGTTTGACGAACGGTTCATTAGGATGTGGAGGCTTTATCTTCAGGCAAGTGCGGCCTCGTTTCGAACGGGTAATATTCATATCCATCAAATGTTGTTTTCTAAAGGAATAAACAATGATCTAGCCCTAACTCGCCAACATATCTATTCATGA
- a CDS encoding Gfo/Idh/MocA family protein, whose amino-acid sequence MHVVHWGILGTARIAESQFIPAIRDVIDSEITAVASRDATRASAFATRNAIPTAYDNYEALLADPQIDAVYIPLPNHEHARFAILAAKYGKHVLCEKPLALHAQEVKEMRDAATAQGTLMMEAFMYPFHPQWERVRDIIEKGEIGEVRIISSSFSFPLNNDQDIRMNRSYGGGALYDVGTYCVHVSRMLMQDEPFQVTALAHFDEKHGIDLTLSGILHFSGGRQAHFDCSFEAMDRQHVDIIGSLGSIAITHPFRPDKGKAELIIQTDSHTRVEAVSTINQYTKELEFFCHCVKTNYVPKHLMEQSLAHAKVLDILYQTARI is encoded by the coding sequence ATGCATGTCGTTCATTGGGGCATTCTTGGCACAGCCAGAATTGCAGAGTCGCAATTTATTCCTGCCATTCGGGACGTTATCGATTCAGAAATCACGGCTGTAGCTAGTAGAGATGCTACCCGTGCATCTGCTTTTGCTACCCGCAATGCAATACCTACGGCTTACGACAACTATGAAGCTCTTCTTGCTGATCCGCAGATCGATGCGGTTTATATTCCACTACCTAATCATGAACATGCTCGCTTTGCTATACTCGCTGCGAAATACGGAAAACATGTGCTGTGTGAAAAGCCCCTTGCACTACATGCACAAGAAGTTAAAGAAATGCGTGACGCGGCAACTGCACAGGGAACTCTGATGATGGAGGCCTTTATGTATCCATTTCACCCACAGTGGGAACGTGTGCGCGACATCATCGAAAAAGGAGAAATTGGTGAAGTTCGAATCATCTCCTCATCGTTTAGTTTTCCCTTAAACAACGACCAAGACATTCGTATGAATCGCAGTTATGGTGGAGGCGCTTTGTACGACGTTGGAACGTACTGTGTACATGTCAGCCGTATGCTCATGCAGGATGAACCTTTTCAAGTGACGGCACTGGCTCATTTTGATGAAAAACACGGTATTGATCTTACGTTGTCTGGCATCTTGCATTTCTCTGGAGGTAGACAAGCCCATTTTGATTGTTCATTTGAAGCCATGGATCGGCAACACGTTGACATCATCGGATCTTTGGGCTCTATTGCGATTACACATCCCTTTCGTCCGGACAAAGGGAAGGCTGAGTTAATCATTCAGACCGATTCTCATACGCGCGTGGAAGCAGTCTCTACCATCAACCAATATACAAAGGAGCTTGAGTTCTTTTGTCACTGTGTGAAAACAAACTATGTGCCAAAACACTTGATGGAACAATCATTAGCTCATGCAAAAGTGCTTGATATACTGTATCAAACCGCTCGCATCTAG